One region of Thunnus thynnus chromosome 14, fThuThy2.1, whole genome shotgun sequence genomic DNA includes:
- the LOC137197170 gene encoding carbohydrate sulfotransferase 15-like produces MPLSDCKYGSNTQTDPTYSLHSLPMAEIYGKRPVRTFFDFRQTNLPENPDVKWAPLLSLTNLRSFSKVKVVSFLLGLTLTFLIVASYILTWDMKGLLFTPPPYQLRPVVIPTSTAAADVSSEKNLIHMKLLVKIIGSKLEYTSRKVPDEKDIIGTDSHLFTAIPRQFLPGIKSPCWYEEFTSKLSTDLYKRNLFTVRSKSFKTVCDHLRTNFHQYLIHRDGKWFRLRCLPYFYIIGQPKCGTTDLFHRLLLHPEVKFNTMKEPHWWTRKRFGYIRFKDGFQESFPVEDYLDLFDLAAHNIQGRISGNSSGDHSTLQFITGEASASTMWDNQAWSYINGDLEETEPPFLTQDFIHTVQPSAKIIIMLRDPVERLYSDYLYFKMANKSAEDFHQKVIESIQLFQSCLSERSLRSCVYNTNLSNAMPVRLNLGMYIVFLLDWLTVFHREQILVLRLEDYAANLKVTIKKVFDYLSVGPLSEQVEAALTKRPMSNTRRAADRNLGPMLPATRDLLREFHQPFNHKLASVLENKAFLWSDT; encoded by the exons ATGCCACTATCAGACTGCAAATATGGGAGCAACACCCAAACAGACCCCACCTACAGCCTCCACAGCTTGCCCATGGCTGAAATCTATGGGAAAAGGCCCGTCAGGACGTTTTTTGACTTCAGGCAGACAAACCTGCCTGAAAATCCGGATGTCAAGTGGGCTCCTCTGTTGTCACTGACTAACCTGCGAAGCTTCTCAAAAGTCAAAGTGGTGAGCTTCCTTCTGGGCTTGACGTTGACGTTCCTCATCGTGGCTTCTTATATCCTGACATGGGACATGAAAGGACTTCTGTTCACCCCTCCGCCCTATCAGCTCAGACCTGTGGTCATCCCAACCAGCACAGCGGCAGCTGATGTTTCTTCTGAAAAGAATTTAATACACATGAAACTGCTGGTGAAGATAATCGGCTCCAAGCTAGAATATACATCCAGGAAGGTCCCTGATGAAAAGGACATCATTGGAACCGACTCCCAT CTGTTCACTGCAATTCCTCGCCAGTTCCTGCCTGGCATCAAGAGCCCCTGCTGGTATGAAGAGTTCACCAGTAAactcagcactgatctgtacaAGAGGAACCTCTTCACTGTGCGCTCAAAGAGCTTCAAGACTGTGTGCGACCACCTGAGGACCAACTTCCACCAGTATTTAATCCACAGAGACGGCAAATGGTTTCGTCTGCGCTGCCTGCCGTACTTCTACATCATCGGTCAACCAAAGTGTGGCACAACGGACTTGTTTCACAGACTGCTGCTGCACCCAGAGGTCAAGTTCAACACCATGAAGGAGCCCCATTGGTGGACCAGGAAACGCTTTG GTTATATCCGTTTCAAAGATGGCTTCCAGGAAAGTTTTCCTGTGGAAGACTACCTGGATCTGTTTGACTTGGCAGCACACAACATCCAAGGAAGAATCAGTGGAAATTCATCTGGAGACCACAGCACACTCCAGTTCATAACAG GTGAAGCCAGTGCATCCACTATGTGGGACAATCAAGCCTGGAGCTATATCAATGGAGACCTGGAGGAGACAGAACCCCCATTCCTGACCCAGGACTTTATCCACACAGTCCAGCCAAGTGCcaaaatcatcatcatgctTAGAGATCCAGTAGAGAG GCTTTACTCTGACTACCTGTACTTCAAAATGGCCAACAAGTCAGCAGAGGACTTCCATCAAAAGGTCATAGAGTCCATACAGTTGTTTCAGTCCTGCCTTTCGGAGAGATCCCTTCGTTCCTGCGTCTACAACACCAACCTCTCCAACGCAATGCCG GTGCGGCTAAATCTGGGGATGTACATCGTCTTCTTACTGGACTGGCTGACAGttttccacagagagcagaTTCTAGTTCTTCGACTGGAGGACTATGCAGCCAACCTGAAAGTGACAATCAAAAAAGTTTTTGATTATCTGAGTGTAG GTCCTTTGTCGGAGCAGGTGGAGGCAGCACTGACCAAACGGCCGATGTCTAACACCCGGCGTGCAGCAGACAGGAACCTTGGTCCTATGCTTCCAGCCACCAGAGATCTCCTCAGGGAATTTCATCAGCCCTTCAACCATAAACTGGCCAGTGTGCTGGAAAACAAGGCTTTCCTCTGGAGTGACACCTGA